The following are encoded in a window of Sphaerisporangium siamense genomic DNA:
- a CDS encoding MoaD/ThiS family protein yields MAIEVRIPTILRTYTGGEKSVTGAGATLSDLIGDLESRHPGIKERIVDDSGLRRFVNVYLNDEDVRFLGGLDTPVSDGDTVTVLPAVAGGAR; encoded by the coding sequence ATGGCCATCGAGGTTCGCATTCCGACCATCCTCCGCACCTACACCGGCGGCGAGAAGTCCGTCACCGGCGCCGGTGCGACGCTGTCCGACCTGATCGGTGACCTGGAGAGCCGCCACCCCGGCATCAAGGAGCGCATCGTCGACGACTCCGGACTGCGGCGCTTCGTCAACGTCTACCTCAACGACGAGGACGTCCGGTTCCTCGGCGGGCTCGACACCCCCGTGTCGGACGGCGACACCGTGACCGTGCTGCCCGCCGTGGCCGGCGGCGCGCGCTAG
- a CDS encoding Mov34/MPN/PAD-1 family protein — protein MLTISRELVDKIIAHARADHPDEACGVIAGPAGSDRPERFIPMENAECSPTFYRFDSMEQFRVWREMDDRDEEPVVVYHSHTATEAYPSRTDISYASEPNAHYVLVSTADADEVQFRSYRILDGVVTEEEVTIVPS, from the coding sequence ATGCTGACGATCTCACGGGAGCTGGTCGACAAGATCATCGCCCACGCGCGGGCCGATCATCCGGACGAGGCGTGCGGAGTGATCGCCGGGCCGGCCGGCTCCGACCGCCCGGAGCGTTTCATCCCCATGGAGAACGCCGAGTGCTCGCCCACCTTCTACCGTTTCGACTCCATGGAGCAGTTCCGCGTCTGGCGTGAGATGGACGACCGCGACGAGGAGCCCGTGGTCGTCTACCACTCCCACACCGCGACCGAGGCCTACCCCTCGCGCACGGACATCTCCTACGCCTCCGAGCCGAACGCCCACTACGTGCTCGTGTCCACCGCGGACGCCGACGAGGTGCAGTTCCGGTCCTACCGGATCCTGGACGGTGTGGTCACCGAAGAAGAGGTGACGATCGTTCCCTCCTGA